In the Puntigrus tetrazona isolate hp1 chromosome 9, ASM1883169v1, whole genome shotgun sequence genome, one interval contains:
- the dnajb11 gene encoding dnaJ homolog subfamily B member 11 yields the protein MAAGGMKLSSVCFLLLYLILTVLAGRDFYKILGVSRSASIKDIKKAYRKLALQLHPDRNQDDPNAQDKFADLGAAYEVLSDEEKRKQYDAYGEEGLKEGHHSSHGDIFSSFFGDFGFMFGGNRQPAGRDIPRGNDIVLDLEVTLEEVYSGNFVEVVRNKPVAKEAPGKRKCNCRQEMRTTQLGPGRFQMTQEVVCDECPNIKLVNEERTLEVEIEQGVRDEMEYPFIGEGEPHIDGEPGDLRFRIKVLKHPVFERRGDDLYTNVTISLVEALVGFEMDISHLDGHKVHIVRDKITKPGARIWKKGEGLPNFDNNNIRGSLIVTFDVDFPKEQLDDQQKDGIRQLLKQAPYQKVYNGLQGY from the exons ATGGCTGCTGGAGGAATGAAATTATCGAGTGTTTGTTTTCtacttttatatttgatattgaCGGTGCTGGCCGG GAGGGATTTCTACAAAATTCTGGGGGTTAGTAGATCAGCATCAATCAAAGACATAAAGAAAGCCTACAGAAAGCTGGCATTGCAGCTTCATCCAGACAGAAACCAAGATGACCCAAATGCCCAAGACAAATTTGCAGACCTCGGAGCTGCTTATGAG GTGCTCTCAGAtgaggagaaaagaaaacagtatGATGCATACGGAGAGGAGGGTTTAAAAGAAGGCCATCACAGTTCACACGGTGATATATTCTCCAG tttCTTTGGCGACTTTGGATTCATGTTCGGTGGAAATAGGCAGCCAGCCGGCCGAGATATTCCAAGGGGTAATGATATAGTACTGGATCTTGAAGTAACCTTAGAAGAGGTGTATTCAGGGAATTTTGTAGAG GTGGTGCGAAACAAACCTGTAGCAAAAGAAGCCCCCGGCAAAAGAAAATGCAACTGTCGACAGGAAATGAGAACCACACAGCTAGGACCGGGACGCTTCCAGATGACACAAGAAGTAGTCTGTGATGAATGCCCCAACATCAA GCTTGTGAATGAAGAGAGAACACTAGAGGTGGAGATTGAGCAGGGTGTGAGAGATGAGATGGAATACCCTTTCATCGGGGAAG GTGAACCTCACATTGACGGTGAGCCGGGAGATCTGCGTTTCCgcattaaagttttaaa GCACCCAGTGTTTGAACGCAGAGGCGATGACCTCTATACGAATGTCACCATCTCTCTGGTAGAGGCTCTGGTTGGTTTTGAGATGGACATCTCTCATTTAGATGGTCACAAG GTACACATCGTCAGAGATAAAATCACTAAACCAGGAGCTCGTATTTGGAAGAAGGGCGAGGGCTTACCAAATTTTGACAACAACAATATCCGTGGGTCGCTCATAGTCACCTTTGATGTAGATTTCCCCAAGGAGCAGCTCGATGACCAGCAAAAAGATG GTATAAGGCAACTTCTGAAACAGGCACCGTATCAGAAGGTTTATAACGGACTGCAGGGATACTGA
- the rabl3 gene encoding rab-like protein 3, giving the protein MASLDRVKVLVLGDSGVGKSSLVHLLCQNQVLGNPSWTVGCSVDVRVHDYREGTPEEKTYYIELWDVGGSVGSASSVKSTRAVFYNSVNGIILVHDLTNKKSSQNLYRWSLEALSKDSSPTGIIVSNGDYDREQFAENSVPLLLIGTKFDQIPENKRNDVLTRTAFLSEDFNAEEINLDCTNPRYLAAGSSNAVKLSRFFDKVIEKRYFTRDPSQMQSFTDRRRFNFKSLHND; this is encoded by the exons ATGGCATCTTTGGACAGGGTGAAAGTGTTGGTTTTGGGAGATTCcg GAGTAGGGAAGTCCTCTCTTGTGCATTTACTTTGCCAGAATCAGGTTTTGGGGAATCCTTCATGGACTGTGGGCTGCTCAGTGGACGTCAGG GTTCATGACTACAGAGAAGGCACTCCAGAAGAGAAGACGTATTACATTGAACTCTGGGATGTCGGGGGATCTGTTGGCAGTGCCAGCAGCGTTAAAAGCACCAGAGCTGTGTTTTACAATTCTGTAAATG GTATTATTTTAGTTCATGATTTGACCAACAAGAAATCCTCCCAGAATCTGTACCGCTGGTCATTAGAGGCATTGAGCAAAGACTCTTCTCCAACTGGAATCATTGTATCAAACGG GGATTATGACAGGGAACAGTTTGCGGAGAACTCTGTTCCCCTCCTGCTTATTGGCACCAAATTTGATCAGATCCCAGAAAACAAGAGGAATGATGTGCTGACCCGCACTGCCTTTCTCTCTGAAGACTTCAATGCGGAAGAGATCAATTTG GATTGTACAAATCCCCGCTATCTTGCTGCTGGATCATCAAATGCCGTCAAATTGAGCCGATTCTTTGACAAG gTAATAGAGAAGAGATACTTCACACGAGACCCCAGCCAG ATGCAGAGTTTCACAGACAGGAGGCGCTTTAATTTCAAGAGTCTGCACAATGATTGA